AGCTCGTTCAGATCGCGCTCCACATGGCCGGGAGACGGCATGCGGCTATGCCCCTCCTCCCCGGCCTGCGCCAGTTCCCGGCCGGTGAGATCGAAGATCACCGCCTTGATGACCGTGTTGCCGGCGTCGAGCCCCAACAGATAGTTTTGCATTCCGAACCCCTCCCAAGGTTCATTTCATCTCCGCAATCCCGGGAACCGCTGCGCACGCTTCCCGGATTTGCCCGACGCTCATCCCTGCTGGTAGACCGCGAACGCGGCCTCGCCGCTGGCATCCGCGTGGATGATCGCCATCAGCCCGCGCACCACCGCGCTCGGATTCGCGTGCTGGTAGATGTTGCGCCCATAGACCATGCCCATTGCGCCCTGCCGCATCAAGGCGGCGGATTTGTCAAAGACGGCGCGAAGGTCCTCCTTGCCGCCGCCGCGCACCAGAACCGGGCAGCGCGCCGCCTCGACGACCCGGTGGAAATCCTCCGCATTGGTCGTCGGATCGGCCTTGACGATGTCTGCGCCCATTTCGCGGGCGAGCCGCGTCAGCGTGACGATCTTCTCCGCATCGCCATCGACCATGTAGCCGCCGCGCTCCGTGACCGGCTGCATGACGAGCGGTTCGATCATCAGCGGCATGCCGTATTTCTCGCAATCCGCCCGGACGCGGGAAATGTTCTGCACGCATTGGCGGAAAAGATCCGGCTCGTCCGGCAGCATGAAGAGATTCACCACCACGCAGGCCGCATCCATCTGAAGCGCGCCGACCAGCGGCTCGGCATCGTTCTGGAGAACCGCCCACATGTCGCGATGGCGAATGCGGTTATAGGGGTTGCCCATGTCGATGCGCATGACGAGCGCCGGCTTGTCCTTGCCGGGCATGTCCTGAAGAAGATCCGCCTGGCCGTAGTTCATCTGGATCGCATCGGGCTTGGCATCCACCAGCGCCTTCACGACCGCGGGCATGTTCTCCAGCCCGTCGAGGAAGGACGGCTCGTTGCACACGCCATGATCGATCGCCACGTCCAGGCAACGGCCGTTGCCGAACAACCGGTTCATCCGGACCTTGCGGTTGTCTCGCATATTTCACTCCTGTGTTCGTTCCGTGCGGAAAGGGTTTTTTCCGAAACGCCGTGGCGTTCCTGCATGAGGGTGAGGAAGCGGCCGCGCTCCTCGGCCGTCCGCGTCGCGGACCAGCCTTTTTCGGCAGCGAACAGATCGAGCGCAGCCTCGGCCATGGCGAGGGAAAGCTCGCCGGAAATCGCCAGTGCCGTGCGGCGCAGCAACAGGTCATCGAGATGCTCGACCGCTTCGGTGCGGATCAGGAACAGCAACTCGCGCGCGCTGTAGCTGGCATGCGGCAAGGCATGATCCGGGCCCGCGGCGATGAAGGCGGCAACGGATCTTGCATCCGTGCCATAGCGCTGGAAGAGCACGGTCGCCCGCTCGACGGAAATGCCGGTGGTCACCGCGAGGTCGCGTATCCAGGCCACAGGATCGGCCGGAAAGGCCCTTCCCCCGCCAATCATGCGGTCCGCCGTTTCCACCTTCCGCGTGAGGCCGAGGCGTTCCAGCGCCATGTCGGCGGCAAGTTCGCCGAAGGAGCGGAAGGTCGTCCATTTGCCGCCGATCATGCAGAGCACGGGCGGGCCGCTCTTGCCGTTTTCCAGCACGGTGCAGAAATGGTCGCGCGGGATGCGGCCCGTGAAGCTGTCGTTGCTGGCCGGCAGGGGACGCACGCCGGCGAACTGGAAGACGATCTCTTCCGGGCGGATCTCGATGCCCGGCAGAACGAAGGCGAGAGATTGCAGGATATAGTCCCGCTCCTCCGCCTCGCAGCGCACCGTGCCGGGATCATCGACGCGGATATCCGTCGAGCCGACCAGCACCTTGCCGAGATAGGGAAAGAGGATGCAGATGCGCCCGTCCTCGTTCTCGTAGTAGATCATGTGGCCGTCGAGCATGTCGCGCAGGGCCGGATTGTCGACGATGAGATGCGAGCCCTTGGTGCCGCCCATCAGCGGCGCGGGCCGGCTTTCCGGCGGAAGCAGCGTCCCGTTGGCGATATCGATCCAGCCGCCCGTCGCATTGACGATCAGCCTCGGGCGGAGAGGGAGCGTTTCACCGCAAAGCCCGTCCCGCAGATAAAAACCGCCCTGCCCGTCCTCTTCGACCGTGGCATAATTGAGGGCTTTCGCCGTCGGCCCGGCGGAGAGGCCGTCCTGCAGAAGCTCGATGCCGATGCGCTCGGGATGGCTGACCCAGGCGTCGTAGTAGGTCGCGGAATTGCGAACCGCCGGATTGAGCGCTGGCCATTTGCCGAGCGTCGCCTTGCGGCCGCGGAACTGATGCTTCGGCATCAGCGCGCGCTTGCGCGTCAGGAAATCGTAGATGCCGAGGCCGGCCTTGATGGCGACGGCGCCGCGCCGGCTGGGGCGGCGGGTGAGGCCGAGGAACCGCACGATGCCGTTGGCAAGGCCGGAAAACGTGTCGAAGATCGGCACCGTCGTCGGCAGCGGCGCGACATAATGCGGTGCATTGCGCAGCAACCGGTCGCGTTCGACGAGGGATTCCTTGACGAGGCTGAACTCGCCGTTTTCGAGATAGCGCAAGCCGCCATGAACCATGCGCGACAGCGCCGCGCTCGCGCCGGAGCAGTAATCGGCCTTTTCGACCAGCAGCACATTGACGCCCTGCAACGCCAGCTCGCGGAAGACGCTGAGCCCGTTGATGCCGCCGCCGAGGACGCACACGTCCACCTTCGGGCTGTGGCGGAGCCCGTGCAAAGTCTCTGTCCGGTTCATGATGGCTGCCCGTTATCCGTCCATGTTGGCCAGCGTCGCCGCTATCGCAGCGTCGATGGCCGCAAGGTCATCGGCCCCGAGCCGGAGCGTGCCGGCGCGGGCATTGTCGAGCGCCTGTGCCGGGTTTCGCGCACCGCACAGAGCAAAGGTCACGCCCGGTTGCGCCAGCGTCCAGGCGATCACGGCCTGCGCGATGCTCGCGCCGTGCCGCTCCGCAACAGGGCGGATCGCTTGCGCAAAATCCGTCGTCTTTTGCCGGTTGGCGACCGAAAAGCGCGGATTGTCCTTGCGCTGGTCGTCGCCGGAAAAGACGCGCTCCGGTCCGATGGTGCCCGACAGGAGACCGAGCGCCAGCGAGGAATAGCTGAGCGTCGCCACGCCGTTCGGAACAGTGAGCGGCAGCAGGTCCGCCTCGATCTCGCGATCGATCATGCTGAACCGCTCCTGGATCGCGTCGAGCGACCCGGTCTGGATATAGGTTTCGAGCTCCGTCCGGTTGACGTTGCTCGCGCCGATGGCGCGGATCTTTCCGGCCTGCTTCAGGTCCTCCAGCGCCGCGACGGTCTCCTCTATGGGTGTCGTTGGGTCCTGCCAGTGGGTGATGTAGAGGTCGATGTAGTCCGTGCCGAGCCGGCGCAGGCTTTCTTCGACCTCATTCACGATCGAATCCCGGCCGAGATAACGATGAACCGGCTTGTCGTCCTGATCGAAAAAGTGCCTGCCCTTCTGCGTGTGCCAGACGAGGCCGCATTTCGTGGCGATCACGGCCTTGTCGCGGCGGCCGGCAATGGCCTTGCCGACGATCTCCTCCGAACGGCCGAGACCGTAGGCCGGCGCGGTGTCGATGAGCGTCACGC
This genomic stretch from Roseateles sp. XES5 harbors:
- a CDS encoding class I fructose-bisphosphate aldolase, coding for MRDNRKVRMNRLFGNGRCLDVAIDHGVCNEPSFLDGLENMPAVVKALVDAKPDAIQMNYGQADLLQDMPGKDKPALVMRIDMGNPYNRIRHRDMWAVLQNDAEPLVGALQMDAACVVVNLFMLPDEPDLFRQCVQNISRVRADCEKYGMPLMIEPLVMQPVTERGGYMVDGDAEKIVTLTRLAREMGADIVKADPTTNAEDFHRVVEAARCPVLVRGGGKEDLRAVFDKSAALMRQGAMGMVYGRNIYQHANPSAVVRGLMAIIHADASGEAAFAVYQQG
- a CDS encoding glycerol-3-phosphate dehydrogenase/oxidase — protein: MNRTETLHGLRHSPKVDVCVLGGGINGLSVFRELALQGVNVLLVEKADYCSGASAALSRMVHGGLRYLENGEFSLVKESLVERDRLLRNAPHYVAPLPTTVPIFDTFSGLANGIVRFLGLTRRPSRRGAVAIKAGLGIYDFLTRKRALMPKHQFRGRKATLGKWPALNPAVRNSATYYDAWVSHPERIGIELLQDGLSAGPTAKALNYATVEEDGQGGFYLRDGLCGETLPLRPRLIVNATGGWIDIANGTLLPPESRPAPLMGGTKGSHLIVDNPALRDMLDGHMIYYENEDGRICILFPYLGKVLVGSTDIRVDDPGTVRCEAEERDYILQSLAFVLPGIEIRPEEIVFQFAGVRPLPASNDSFTGRIPRDHFCTVLENGKSGPPVLCMIGGKWTTFRSFGELAADMALERLGLTRKVETADRMIGGGRAFPADPVAWIRDLAVTTGISVERATVLFQRYGTDARSVAAFIAAGPDHALPHASYSARELLFLIRTEAVEHLDDLLLRRTALAISGELSLAMAEAALDLFAAEKGWSATRTAEERGRFLTLMQERHGVSEKTLSARNEHRSEICETTARSG
- a CDS encoding aldo/keto reductase, which produces MSGEQLIRDIGRSGVSASAVGLGTWAIGGWMWGGTDEAQSIAAIHASLDAGVTLIDTAPAYGLGRSEEIVGKAIAGRRDKAVIATKCGLVWHTQKGRHFFDQDDKPVHRYLGRDSIVNEVEESLRRLGTDYIDLYITHWQDPTTPIEETVAALEDLKQAGKIRAIGASNVNRTELETYIQTGSLDAIQERFSMIDREIEADLLPLTVPNGVATLSYSSLALGLLSGTIGPERVFSGDDQRKDNPRFSVANRQKTTDFAQAIRPVAERHGASIAQAVIAWTLAQPGVTFALCGARNPAQALDNARAGTLRLGADDLAAIDAAIAATLANMDG